In Oryza sativa Japonica Group chromosome 3, ASM3414082v1, one DNA window encodes the following:
- the LOC9270137 gene encoding FAD-linked sulfhydryl oxidase ERV1-like isoform X2: MPPPAWGWGSNPLEPVVHTVAAFSRRLLIAPDAAPDEARLRPLLSLSLSPPPTPPSPPPPPPEVLKDSKAAPLTKEEVGRATWMLLHTIAAQFPDEPTRQQRRDARELMAIISRLYPCKECAEHFKEVLKANPVQAGSQAEFSQWLCYVHNVVNRSLGKPIFPCQRVNARWGKLDCPERSCDLEGSNDIIPNR; encoded by the exons ATGCCGCCTCCAGCGTGGGGGTGGGGCTCCAACCCGCTGGAGCCCGTCGTCCACACCGTCGCGgccttctcccgccgcctcctcattGCCCCCGACGCCGCGCCCGACGAAGCACGCCtccgccccctcctctccctctccctctcccctccgcccaccccgccgtcgccgccgccgccgccaccggaggtCCTCAAG GATTCGAAGGCGGCGCCCCTGACCAAGGAGGAGGTCGGCAGGGCCACGTGGATGCTGCTCCACACCATCGCAGCGCAG TTTCCTGACGAACCAACCAGGCAACAAAGACGCGATGCGAGAGAGCTG ATGGCTATAATATCTAGACTCTATCCTTGCAAAGAATGTGCGGAACACTTCAAAGAAGTTTTAAA AGCAAATCCTGTGCAGGCAGGATCTCAGGCTGAATTCTCTCAGTGGTTATGCTACGTGCACAATGTGGTCAATCGAAG CCTTGGAAAACCTATATTTCCTTGCCAGAGAGTAAATGCACGGTGGGGTAAGCTGGATTGTCCTGAACGCTCTTGTGATCTAGAAGGCTCCAACGACATCATCCCGAATAGATGA
- the LOC4331999 gene encoding BTB/POZ domain-containing protein SR1IP1, with protein MQAEARFVSPAMKRTSDWILSQELPSDITIKVDDAAFNLHKLPLASRCGYIKKQVSGVGGNKATHLEIAGMPGGSKSFELVVKFCYGVNFEITVDNVAMLRCAGEHLEMTEECRPGNLVGRTEAYLEEVALASLEGAVAVLRKAEELLPASEEKARLVARCIDAVASIVCGGDGQFSMSLGTPGGGGGGGYNGVGAAASREVDDWCADELTALRIDTFQRVMIAMKARGFKGIAMGTLIMLYAQKSLRRLDMHGRDRKKMGARQEHEKRVVLETIVSLLPRERNTLSVSFLSMLLRAAIHLDTTLACRLDLEKRMAAQLGQAVLDDLLIPSSSPDAAAATTAYDIDAVQRILAGYLDLDYTTDPPPRLDYTTDDDFSSAASPPHSDVAQVGRLMDSYLAEIASDENLSVDKFTALAELIPERARFNEDGMYRAIDIYLKAHPSLAEGERKKVCRAMDCQKLSREACAHAAQNDRLPVQTVVQVLYHEQRRLRAPSQPPSAAPSYAGGESPALSYRPTPSFNGRHRPGVPDEVSRLQRENDELRMELLRMKMRLRDPSVAFSAGGVPPSGRPPLPKKPGGGGGGSSGGFMNSMSKKLGRLNPFLRSDVLGGGRVRTKPPKDRRHSIS; from the exons ATGCAGGCTGAGGCTCGGTTCGTCTCGCCTGCGATGAAGCGAACCAGCGACTG GATACTTTCGCAAGAACTCCCAAGCGATATTACCATCAAAGTCGACGATGCCGCCTTCAACCTGCACAAG CTTCCATTGGCATCCAGGTGCGGCTACATCAAGAAGCAGGTGTcaggagtcggcggcaacaAGGCGACGCACCTGGAGATCGCCGGCATGCCCGGCGGCTCCAAGTCGTTCGAGCTCGTCGTCAAGTTCTGCTACGGCGTCAACTTCGAGATCACCGTGGACAACGTCGCCATGCTGCGTTGCGCCGGCGAGCACCTCGAGATGACCGAGGAGTGCAGGCCGGGCAACCTGGTCGGCAGGACGGAGGCCTACCTGGAGGAGGTGGCGCTGGCGAGCCTCGAGGGCGCGGTCGCCGTGCTCCGCAAGGCCGAGGAGCTCCTCCCGGCGTCGGAGGAGAAGGCGCGGCTCGTCGCCAGGTGCATCGACGCCGTCGCGTCCATcgtctgcggcggcgacggccagtTCAGCATGTCGCTGGGcacccccggcggcggcggcggcggcggctacaatGGCGTGGGCGCCGCGGCGTCGAGGGAGGTCGACGACTGGTGCGCCGACGAGCTGACGGCGCTGCGGATCGACACGTTCCAGCGCGTCATGATCGCGATGAAGGCGAGGGGCTTCAAGGGCATCGCCATGGGGACACTCATCATGCTCTACGCCCAGAAATCTCTTCGACGGCTG GACATGCACGGGAGGGACAGGAAGAAGATGGGCGCGAGGCAGGAGCACGAGAAGCGGGTGGTGCTCGAGACGATCGTGAGCCTGCTGCCGAGGGAGAGGAACACTCTGTCGGTGAGCTTCCTGTCGATGCTGCTCCGCGCCGCGATCCACCTCGACACGACGCTGGCGTGCCGGCTCGACCTCGAGAAGCGAATGGCGGCGCAGCTCGGCCAGGCCGTGCTCGACGACCTCCTCATCCCGTCCTCctcgcccgacgccgccgccgccacaacgGCCTACGACATCGACGCCGTGCAGAGGATCCTGGCCGGCTACCTCGACCTGGACTACACCACGGATCCGCCGCCACGGCTGGACTACACCACCGACGACGACTTCAgctcggcggcgtcgccgccgcacagCGACGTCGCCCAGGTCGGCAGGCTCATGGATAGCTACCTCGCCGAGATCGCCTCCGACGAGAACCTGTCCGTTGACAAGTTCACCGCCCTCGCCGAGCTCATCCCGGAGCGCGCCAGGTTCAACGAGGACGGCATGTACCGCGCCATTGACATCTACTTGAAG GCGCATCCGAGTCTGGCCGAGGGCGAGAGGAAGAAGGTGTGCAGGGCGATGGACTGCCAGAAGCTGTCGCGCGAGGCGTGCGCGCACGCGGCGCAGAACGACCGCCTGCCGGTGCAGACGGTGGTGCAGGTGCTGTACCACGAGCAGCGGCGCCTCCGCGCGCCATCGCAGCCGCcgagcgccgcgccgtcgtacgccggcggcgagtcgcCGGCGCTGTCGTACAGGCCGACGCCGAGCTTCAACGGCCGGCACCGGCCGGGCGTTCCCGACGAGGTGTCCCGGCTGCAGCGCGAGAACGACGAGCTCAGGATGGAGCTGCTCCGGATGAAGATGCGCCTGAGAGACCCATCCGTGGCGTTCTCCGCAGGAGGAGTCCCGCCGTCCGGtaggccgccgctgccgaagaagccgggcggcggcggcggcggaagcagcgGCGGATTCATGAACAGCATGTCCAAGAAGCTCGGGAGGCTCAACCCGTTCTTGCGATCGGacgtgctcggcggcggcagggtgCGGACGAAGCCGCCCAAGGATCGGAGGCACTCCATTTCTTGA
- the LOC9270137 gene encoding FAD-linked sulfhydryl oxidase ERV1-like isoform X1, producing the protein MPPPAWGWGSNPLEPVVHTVAAFSRRLLIAPDAAPDEARLRPLLSLSLSPPPTPPSPPPPPPEVLKKDSKAAPLTKEEVGRATWMLLHTIAAQFPDEPTRQQRRDARELMAIISRLYPCKECAEHFKEVLKANPVQAGSQAEFSQWLCYVHNVVNRSLGKPIFPCQRVNARWGKLDCPERSCDLEGSNDIIPNR; encoded by the exons ATGCCGCCTCCAGCGTGGGGGTGGGGCTCCAACCCGCTGGAGCCCGTCGTCCACACCGTCGCGgccttctcccgccgcctcctcattGCCCCCGACGCCGCGCCCGACGAAGCACGCCtccgccccctcctctccctctccctctcccctccgcccaccccgccgtcgccgccgccgccgccaccggaggtCCTCAAG AAGGATTCGAAGGCGGCGCCCCTGACCAAGGAGGAGGTCGGCAGGGCCACGTGGATGCTGCTCCACACCATCGCAGCGCAG TTTCCTGACGAACCAACCAGGCAACAAAGACGCGATGCGAGAGAGCTG ATGGCTATAATATCTAGACTCTATCCTTGCAAAGAATGTGCGGAACACTTCAAAGAAGTTTTAAA AGCAAATCCTGTGCAGGCAGGATCTCAGGCTGAATTCTCTCAGTGGTTATGCTACGTGCACAATGTGGTCAATCGAAG CCTTGGAAAACCTATATTTCCTTGCCAGAGAGTAAATGCACGGTGGGGTAAGCTGGATTGTCCTGAACGCTCTTGTGATCTAGAAGGCTCCAACGACATCATCCCGAATAGATGA
- the LOC4332001 gene encoding probable E3 ubiquitin-protein ligase RHY1A encodes MTSASELFTARRARAARLSDPDPDPDPPADALHDPHGLADRRGRRRGCRPRRQLDAAGDVRQHLHTGAPPSRRRASYTDRVLSYIDNSNIGDSATRRNRLDRLMFRTNERLPGAVLQAQARVLERLRGISIGSSVSRPSITLDEFSATDVFRIIDFGNRDAPYEANRSSSSLAHPSSESDEERSPIDTSSLKRSRGLSKAAFLRLQIEIFEASKDDNREASPECSICLDGFYDGDELIKLRCGHRFHSNCLEPWVRKCADCPYCRTNIQSRS; translated from the exons aTGACGAGCGCCTCCGAGCTCTTCaccgcccgccgcgcccgcgccgcccgcctctcCGACCCCGATCCGGACCCGGATCCGCCTGCGGACGCGCTCCATGACCCGCACGGCCTCGCCGAtcgccgcggccggcgccggggctgccgcccgcgccgccagctcgacgccgccggggACGTCCGCCAGCACCTGCACACCGGGGCcccgccctcccgccgccgcgcttcGTACACC GATCGTGTCTTATCATACATAGACAATAGCAACATTGGGGACTCTGCAACTAGGAGGAACCGACTGGATAGGCTGATGTTCAGAACAAATGAGCGGCTTCCTGGTGCTGTACTGCAAGCACAAGCACGTGTTCTAGAGAGACTGAGAGGCATTTCTATTGGTTCATCTGTGTCAAGGCCATCTATCACATTGGATGAATTTTCAGCTACTGATGTGTTTAGAATCATTGACTTCGGGAACAGGGATGCTCCATATGAAGCAAATAGGTCCAGCTCATCATTGGCCCATCCAAGTAGCGAGTCAGATGAAGAAAGGTCACCCATTGACACCAGTTCCTTAAAAAGATCACGTGGGCTGAGCAAGGCGGCCTTCCTTCGGCTACAGATAGAGATTTTTGAGGCAAGCAAAGATGACAACAGGGAGGCATCACCAGAATGCTCGATTTGCCTTGATGGATTCTATGACGGAGATGAGCTCATAAAGCTACGTTGTGGGCACAGGTTTCACTCGAATTGCCTGGAGCCATGGGTACGGAAATGTGCTGATTGCCCATATTGTCGAACAAACATACAGTCACGATCCTGA
- the LOC4331998 gene encoding CASP-like protein 5A1, with product MFASRPAVHPVEAPPPPDPAEQPRGVLMKDLPGMPGTAGGLGLRLAQFAFAAVALAVMASTNDFPSVTSFCFLVAAAILQCLWSFSLAIVDIYALLVKRCLRNRRAVCLFAIGDGITAALTFSAACASSGITVLIDNDLDLCSENHCASFESATAMAFLSWFALSPSFLLNFWSMASG from the exons ATGTTCGCGAGCAGGCCGGCGGTGCACCCggtggaggcgccgccgccgccggatccggcggagCAGCCGAGGGGGGTGCTGATGAAGGACCTGCCCGGGATGCCCGGGACGGCGGGGGGGCTGGGGCTCCGCCTCGCGCAgttcgccttcgccgccgtcgccctcgccgtcatGGCGTCCACCAACGACTTCccttccgtcacatcgttctg CTTTCTTGTTGCGGCAGCCATTTTGCAATGTCTCTGGAGCTTTTCACTAGCAATTGTGGACATATATGCACTGCTTGTTAAGCGTTGCTTACGAAATCGCCGGGCTGTTTGTCTATTTGCAATTGGTGATGGG ATCACAGCAGCACTGACCTTCAGTGCCGCATGTGCGTCATCTGGCATCACCGTGTTGATTGATAATGATCTAGACCTATGCTCGGAAAATCACTGCGCAAGTTTTGAAAGTGCGACAGCAATGGCGTTTCTTAGCTGGTTTGCTCTTTCGCCATCCTTTCTATTGAATTTCTGGTCAATGGCTTCTGGATGA
- the LOC107278517 gene encoding uncharacterized protein: MKMKRLPLLVLLLFAFLGGGNMLLGIALDARRSTTTSSDHQTYGSIELNGRRLQERRLSSTNRKTRALENVRIDDYRPVDPSPSSKATIGAGPIEHGTPLLPYVPRPKPPPDHPAQSPAT, from the exons ATGAAGATGAAGCGTCTTCCTCTGTTGGTTTTGCTACTCTTTGCATTTCTTGGAGGAGGAAACATGTTGCTAGGGATCGCTTTGGATGCAAGAAGAAGCACTACGACATCCTCAG ATCATCAAACCTATGGAAGCATTGAGCTAAACGGCAGGAGATTACAG GAAAGAAGACTTTCTTCTACTAACCGAAAGACAAGGGCCTTGGAAAATGTCAGGATCGATGACTACCGACCTGTTGATCCAAGTCCAAGCTCCAAGGCGACTATCGGGGCAGGTCCAATTGAGCATGGCACTCCTCTCCTTCCTTACGTGCCGCGACCGAAGCCGCCTCCTGATCATCCTGCCCAATCTCCTGCCACCTAG
- the LOC4331997 gene encoding uncharacterized protein: MGYWWDRVVLPVRRAWLGVAARFGVRQTGLWRLRQEVSTCEYEDVRVMWEMLSRTSTAGAGAGRAAPPARRHSRFRQPRPWTESICLCAGF, translated from the exons ATGGGGTACTGGTGGGACCGCGTCGTGCTTCCGGTGAGGAGGGCGTggctcggcgtcgccgcccgATTCGGGGTTCGGCAGACAG GGCTGTGGAGGCTGAGGCAGGAGGTGAGCACGTGCGAGTACGAGGACGTGCGCGTGATGTGGGAGATGCTGAGCCGCACCagcacggcgggggcgggggcggggcgggcggcgccgccggcgaggaggcacAGCCGGTTCCGGCAGCCGCGGCCGTGGACCGAGAGCATCTGCCTCTGCGCGGGCTTCTAG
- the LOC107277809 gene encoding disease resistance protein RPS5, with the protein MDAPADQQVADSTSTCCAIHLWSELDDMLDVARNVRRLEETVGQLAAQRSSLHGAIVDARVVGVDDGEDGGAADRLRRLGCTEEAANWLGRARVAEKQGNAVAADYAALSMPRLRLVARYRIGKRASRALRQAQQLVQERGAICAARRGVGSFAATTHQSAPTPAAAAVGTEDYLKEALGYIADDAVGVIGVCGMGGVGKTTLLRAINNSFLPTARQPPASSKVFDHVVWAVASKECRIDRLQDDVAKKLGLPLASLPDEHSDADLEQRALPIAEHLKNTGFLMLLDDLWECFDLKLIGVPYPDGSAGDELPRKVVLTTRSEIVCGNMKADRVLNVECLKPDDAWTLFEMNATAAAVTSHPAIAGLAREVAGECRGLPLALITIGKALSTKTDPELWRHAIDKLRNAHLHEITGMEEENAGMLRVLKVSYDYLPTTTMQECFLTCCLWPEDYSIEREKLVECWLGLGLIAGSSSIDDDVETGARIIAALKDVRLLESGGDVVGDTRGVRMHDMIRDMAIWIASDCGATRNRWLVRAGVGIKTASKLNEQWRTSPAAAGASTERVSLMRNLIEELPARLPARRGVRALMLQMNTSLRAIPGSFLRCVPALTYLDLSDTIVMALPGEIGSLVGLRYLNVSGTFIGALPPELLHLTQLEHLLLSDTNMLDSIPRNVILGLQKLKILDVFASRYTRWRLNADDDDAATASEASLDELEARNASIKFLGINVSSVAALRKLSGFTNVSTRRLCLKDMAGPASLTLLPSTLSDTLGGLDMLERLQHLAIRSCTGVKDIVIDAGSGSGSDSDDELRRSFRLPKLDRLRLLSVRHLETIRFRHTTAAAHVLPALRRINILNCFQLKNANWVLHLPALEHLELHYCHDMEAIVDGGGDTAAEDRRTPTTFPCLKTLAVHGMRSLACLCRGVPAISFPALEILEVGQCYALRRLDGVRPLKLREIQGSDEWWQQLEWEEDGIKDALFPYFKNHS; encoded by the coding sequence atggACGCTCCGGCCGACCAACAAGTCGCCGACAGCACGTCCACCTGCTGCGCGATCCACCTGTGGAGCGAACTCGACGACATGCTCGACGTGGCGAGGAACGTCCGCCGCCTGGAGGAGACCGTCGGCCAGCTCGCCGCGCAGCGTAGCAGCTTGCACGGCGCTATCGTGGACGCCCGCGTCGTgggcgtcgacgacggcgaagaCGGTGGCGCCGCCGACCGGCTGCGCCGCCTGGGGTGCACCGAGGAGGCGGCGAACTGGCTGGGGCGCGCCCGCGTCGCCGAGAAGCAAGGGAACGCCGTCGCGGCGGACTACGCCGCGCTGTCCATgccacgcctccgcctcgtcgCGCGCTACCGCATCGGCAAGCGCGCGTCGCGCGCGCTCCGGCAGGCGCAGCAGCTCGTGCAGGAGCGTGGCGCGATCTgcgccgcgcggcgcggggtCGGCAGCTTCGCCGCCACGACGCACCAGTCGGCGCCGAcgcccgcggcggccgccgtcggGACGGAGGATTACCTCAAGGAGGCGCTCGGCTAcatcgccgacgacgccgtTGGAGTCATCGGCGTCTGCGGCATGGGAGGGGTGGGGAAGACCACCCTCCTCCGCGCCATCAACAACAGCTTCCTTCCCACCGCGCGGCAGCCGCCGGCGAGCAGCAAGGTGTTCGACCACGTCGTCTGGGCAGTAGCCTCGAAGGAATGCAGAATCGATCGGCTCCAGGACGACGTCGCGAAGAAACTTGGCTTGCCATTGGCGAGCCTCCCCGACGAACACTCGGACGCCGACTTGGAGCAACGTGCTCTGCCGATCGCCGAGCACCTCAAGAACACAGGCTTCTTGATGCTACTAGACGACCTGTGGGAATGCTTCGATCTGAAGCTCATCGGCGTTCCTTATCCAgacggcagcgccggcgacgagctgccGCGGAAGGTCGTGCTGACGACGAGGTCGGAGATCGTCTGCGGCAACATGAAGGCCGATCGGGTTCTCAACGTGGAGTGCCTGAAGCCGGACGACGCGTGGACGCTCTTCGAGATGAACGCCACGGCCGCGGCCGTCACGTCCCACCCGGCGATCGCCGGGCTCGCCagggaggtcgccggcgagtgCCGCGGGCTGCCGCTCGCGCTCATCACCATCGGCAAGGCTCTGTCTACCAAGACCGACCCGGAGCTGTGGCGACACGCCATTGACAAGCTGAGGAACGCGCACCTGCACGAGATCACCGGCATGGAGGAGGAGAACGCCGGCATGCTGCGCGTGCTCAAGGTCAGCTACGACTACCTCCCGACCACCACGATGCAGGAGTGCTTCCTGACGTGCTGCCTCTGGCCTGAGGATTACTCGATCGAGAGGGAGAAGCTCGTCGAGTGCTGGCTCGGGCTCGGCCTCATCGCCGGCTCCAGCAgcatcgacgacgacgtcgagaCGGGCGCGCGGATCATCGCCGCTCTGAAGGACGTCCGCCTTCTGGAgtccggcggcgacgtcgtcggcgaCACGCGGGGCGTCAGGATGCACGACATGATACGCGACATGGCCATCTGGATCGCCTCCGACTGCGGCGCCACGAGGAACAGGTGGCTGGTGCGCGCCGGCGTCGGCATCAAGACCGCGTCGAAGCTGAACGAGCAGTGgcgcacctcgccggcggcggcgggcgcgtcgACGGAGCGCGTCTCGCTGATGAGAAACCTCATCGAGGAGCTCCCGGCGCGGCTCCCCGCCCGCCGCGGCGTCAGGGCGCTGATGCTGCAGATGAACACGTCGCTGCGCGCCATCCCCGGGAGCTTCCTCCGGTGCGTGCCGGCGCTCACGTACCTGGATCTCTCCGACACCATCGTCATGGCGCTGCCCGGCGAGATCGGCTCGCTCGTCGGCCTCAGATACCTCAACGTGTCCGGCACCTTCATCGGCGCTCTGCCGCCTGAGCTGCTGCACCTCACGCAGCTCGAACACCTGCTCCTGAGCGACACGAACATGCTCGACAGCATACCAAGGAACGTCATCCTGGGCCTCCAGAAGCTGAAGATCCTCGACGTCTTCGCCAGCAGGTACACCCGATGGAGGCTgaacgccgacgacgacgatgccgccACCGCATCCGAGGCGAGCCTCGATGAGCTTGAAGCGAGGAACGCGTCCATCAAGTTCCTCGGCATCAATGTCAGCAGCGTCGCCGCACTCCGGAAGCTCTCCGGCTTCACCAACGTCTCGACGAGGCGGCTGTGCCTGAAGGACATGGCCGGGCCGGCGTCGCTCACCCTGCTCCCTTCCACGCTATCGGACACGCTAGGAGGCCTTGACATGCTGGAAAGACTGCAGCACCTCGCCATCCGGAGCTGCACCGGCGTCAAGGACATTGTCATCGacgccggcagcggcagcggcagcgactCCGACGACGAGCTGCGTCGATCTTTCCGCCTACCGAAGCTGGACAGGCTCCGTCTCCTGAGCGTCCGTCACCTCGAGACGATCCGATTCCGGCACACGACGGCAGCCGCCCATGTCCTCCCGGCGCTCCGGCGGATCAACATCCTCAACTGCTTCCAGCTCAAGAACGCCAACTGGGTGTTGCACCTCCCGGCGCTGGAGCATCTGGAGCTACACTACTGCCACGACATGGAGGCGATcgtcgacggtggcggcgacacCGCGGCGGAGGACCGGAGGACGCCGACGACGTTCCCTTGCCTGAAGACTCTGGCGGTGCACGGGATGCGGAGCCTTGCGTGCTTGTGCCGGGGCGTCCCGGCGATCAGCTTCCCGGCCCTGGAGATCCTCGAGGTCGGCCAATGTTACGCTCtccggcggctcgacggcgtgcGGCCGCTGAAGCTACGGGAGATCCAGGGCAGCGACGAGTGGTGGCAGCAGCTGGAGTGGGAGGAGGATGGCATCAAGGATGCACTCTTCCCTTACTTCAAGAACCATTCCTGA
- the LOC4331999 gene encoding BTB/POZ domain-containing protein SR1IP1 isoform X1 yields the protein MPGGSKSFELVVKFCYGVNFEITVDNVAMLRCAGEHLEMTEECRPGNLVGRTEAYLEEVALASLEGAVAVLRKAEELLPASEEKARLVARCIDAVASIVCGGDGQFSMSLGTPGGGGGGGYNGVGAAASREVDDWCADELTALRIDTFQRVMIAMKARGFKGIAMGTLIMLYAQKSLRRLDMHGRDRKKMGARQEHEKRVVLETIVSLLPRERNTLSVSFLSMLLRAAIHLDTTLACRLDLEKRMAAQLGQAVLDDLLIPSSSPDAAAATTAYDIDAVQRILAGYLDLDYTTDPPPRLDYTTDDDFSSAASPPHSDVAQVGRLMDSYLAEIASDENLSVDKFTALAELIPERARFNEDGMYRAIDIYLKAHPSLAEGERKKVCRAMDCQKLSREACAHAAQNDRLPVQTVVQVLYHEQRRLRAPSQPPSAAPSYAGGESPALSYRPTPSFNGRHRPGVPDEVSRLQRENDELRMELLRMKMRLRDPSVAFSAGGVPPSGRPPLPKKPGGGGGGSSGGFMNSMSKKLGRLNPFLRSDVLGGGRVRTKPPKDRRHSIS from the exons ATGCCCGGCGGCTCCAAGTCGTTCGAGCTCGTCGTCAAGTTCTGCTACGGCGTCAACTTCGAGATCACCGTGGACAACGTCGCCATGCTGCGTTGCGCCGGCGAGCACCTCGAGATGACCGAGGAGTGCAGGCCGGGCAACCTGGTCGGCAGGACGGAGGCCTACCTGGAGGAGGTGGCGCTGGCGAGCCTCGAGGGCGCGGTCGCCGTGCTCCGCAAGGCCGAGGAGCTCCTCCCGGCGTCGGAGGAGAAGGCGCGGCTCGTCGCCAGGTGCATCGACGCCGTCGCGTCCATcgtctgcggcggcgacggccagtTCAGCATGTCGCTGGGcacccccggcggcggcggcggcggcggctacaatGGCGTGGGCGCCGCGGCGTCGAGGGAGGTCGACGACTGGTGCGCCGACGAGCTGACGGCGCTGCGGATCGACACGTTCCAGCGCGTCATGATCGCGATGAAGGCGAGGGGCTTCAAGGGCATCGCCATGGGGACACTCATCATGCTCTACGCCCAGAAATCTCTTCGACGGCTG GACATGCACGGGAGGGACAGGAAGAAGATGGGCGCGAGGCAGGAGCACGAGAAGCGGGTGGTGCTCGAGACGATCGTGAGCCTGCTGCCGAGGGAGAGGAACACTCTGTCGGTGAGCTTCCTGTCGATGCTGCTCCGCGCCGCGATCCACCTCGACACGACGCTGGCGTGCCGGCTCGACCTCGAGAAGCGAATGGCGGCGCAGCTCGGCCAGGCCGTGCTCGACGACCTCCTCATCCCGTCCTCctcgcccgacgccgccgccgccacaacgGCCTACGACATCGACGCCGTGCAGAGGATCCTGGCCGGCTACCTCGACCTGGACTACACCACGGATCCGCCGCCACGGCTGGACTACACCACCGACGACGACTTCAgctcggcggcgtcgccgccgcacagCGACGTCGCCCAGGTCGGCAGGCTCATGGATAGCTACCTCGCCGAGATCGCCTCCGACGAGAACCTGTCCGTTGACAAGTTCACCGCCCTCGCCGAGCTCATCCCGGAGCGCGCCAGGTTCAACGAGGACGGCATGTACCGCGCCATTGACATCTACTTGAAG GCGCATCCGAGTCTGGCCGAGGGCGAGAGGAAGAAGGTGTGCAGGGCGATGGACTGCCAGAAGCTGTCGCGCGAGGCGTGCGCGCACGCGGCGCAGAACGACCGCCTGCCGGTGCAGACGGTGGTGCAGGTGCTGTACCACGAGCAGCGGCGCCTCCGCGCGCCATCGCAGCCGCcgagcgccgcgccgtcgtacgccggcggcgagtcgcCGGCGCTGTCGTACAGGCCGACGCCGAGCTTCAACGGCCGGCACCGGCCGGGCGTTCCCGACGAGGTGTCCCGGCTGCAGCGCGAGAACGACGAGCTCAGGATGGAGCTGCTCCGGATGAAGATGCGCCTGAGAGACCCATCCGTGGCGTTCTCCGCAGGAGGAGTCCCGCCGTCCGGtaggccgccgctgccgaagaagccgggcggcggcggcggcggaagcagcgGCGGATTCATGAACAGCATGTCCAAGAAGCTCGGGAGGCTCAACCCGTTCTTGCGATCGGacgtgctcggcggcggcagggtgCGGACGAAGCCGCCCAAGGATCGGAGGCACTCCATTTCTTGA